ACACAATCGCAGCATCTGAACCATTTTTTCTTCAAATTTTCCGTCATTTAATCCGCCCCGATGCGATGTTGAGCTGAATCCCCAGCAATTTTGCTCCGTTTTGAGCTGAAAATTCTGAGCGCTAGTTGAacaattctgattcatgtgtgtataATCAAGTAATCAACCAATGGATCATTGTTGTTCATCTTGGTTTTTTTTTTATTCTCAGActttgatttttttggaacaatCTCGGTCATTTTTCGTTCAAAATTCACTCATTTTTCATTCAAGAATTCAAAATTTGGATGGTACTTTTCGAAAAGCTCGTTAATTTCGTTCAGGGGCGGTATATTTCGCAAAACGAAATCCAAAACCTTGGTCCTCACCTGATTTTCTTGCAGCTGTGCTACGAGCCCAGCGTGGTCGCCTACACCATCCTCCTCAAGGCGTATGGCAACGCCGGCAAGATCGAGCTCGCCGAGGAGGCGTTCCTGGAGATGCTCGAGGCCGGCGTGGAGCCGGACGCGGTGGCGTGCGGCACCCTGCTGTGCGCGTACGCGCGCCAGGGAAGGCACGGCGACATGATGCTCTTCTACGCCGCGACGCACAGGCGCGGCGTGGCGCCGCCCGTCTCCGCCTTCAACTTCATGCTCTCCTCCCTGCAGAAGCACAGGCTCCACGGCAAGGTGATCCACCTCTGGAAACACATGATGGAAATGGAAGAAGCCAACAATGTGGTGCCAAATCACTTCACATACACAGTTGTGATCGGTTCATTTGTCAAGGAGGGTCTCCTGGAGGAGGCCATGGATGTCATGGGGAAGATGAGGGCCTCCCGACTCGTCCCGGAGGAGGCGACGTACAGTTGCCTGATCAGCTTGAGTTCCAGGCATGGCAGAGGGGAGCAGGTTGTGATGCTCTATGAGGAGATGAGGGCTCATGGCATTGTCCCCAGCAACTACACCTGTGCATCCCTCCTGGCATTCTATGACAAGAGTGAGGACTACTCGAAGGCGTTCTCGCTCTTCTCGGAGATGGAGCGAAGCAGGGTTGTCATTGATGAGGTCATCTATGGGATCCTCATTAGGATCTATGGTAAGATCGGGCTCTACGACGATGCGCAGCGCACTTTCGAGGAAATCGACAGTGCGGGTCTTCTGAGTGATGAACAGACTTATGTGGCAATGGCTCAAGTTCACATGAATGCTCGCAGCTATGATAAGGCATTGCAGGTTTTGGGTTTGATGAGGTCGAGGAATGTGAAGCCTTCATCGTTCTCTTACGGCGCTCTTCTTCGATGCCATGTCGCGAGGGAAGACCTAGCTGCAGCTGAAGATGTCTTCAGAGCTCTGTGCAAATATGGCCTCCCTGATGTGTTCTGCTGCAATGACCTACTGAGATTATATGTCAAGCTGGGCCAACTAGAGAAGGCAAGTGCATTCATTCTGAAGATGAGAAAAGAAAATATCCAGCTTGATGAGGCCCTCTGCATGACTGTAATGGAAGTTTGCTGCAAAAGTGGGATGATCGCCGATGCGGATAAGATATTGAAAGAGATGAACAATGGTGGAGTGACCATGAAGAGTTCAACAATGGTTTCTATGATAGAGATGTATGCTAAAAACAGAACCAGTGTAATGCAGGAACAAGATAGTTCGTCGAAGGCACTGGCCTATCGGACCGACGGTTCGGCACTGAACGCGACGTTGAAGTCATTGTTGGACACACCTGGGGGTTCGTCCATCGCATGCCAATTGATCAGAAAATTGGCTAGGGAAGGTGAGGAAACCAGGTACCACACAGATCATGGTGTTCATGCCTAACCATACTGTCATCCACTGctgtttatttatttgtttttctgcaggGAGGACATGTGAGGCGAAATTCCTTCATGAACAGCTGATTCAGTTGGGAGTCAAGCCTGAAGATTCTGCAACAGCTACTCTCATTGTCCAATATGGCCAGGAACAGAAGTTACATCAAGCAGAGGAACTGTTTGAGTCGGCATCGACACCATTTCCAATAGGAGGGCCTGTCTACAATGCCATGGTCGATGCATTATGCAAGTGCGGCAATATCGAGGAGACGTATCATCTCTTTATGAAAATGGCTGATCAAGGCCATAGCAGAGATGTTGTGACAATTAGCATACTTGTCACTCACCTGACCAAACGTGGTAAATATTATTTTCTAACTGCTACCAATCCTTATGCAGTAAGTTTGGTGAGGCGCTTCGCCTCTGTGTATACTCACACTGCGAAACTACTCCCAGGAAAGTTTCAGGAGGTGGAGAACATCATACATGGCTGCTTCCACGGTGAAGTTGAGCTTGATACTGTTGCCTATAATACATTTATCAAGTCGATGCTCGAGTCAGGTCTGGATAAACATCTTTTCCTCTTCATAAGGTGGGCAAGCAGAATTTTCAGGGCGTGGGTGCCATGGCTAACTGCTACAGCTTTAGTTTCCAAACAGGCAAACTATACTCAGCTGTCAACATATATGATCGCATGATATCCACTGGGGTTCCTCGGTCCTTGCAGACTTTCAATATAATGATAAGGTAGATAATCTTGATAAAACCATAGAAAATGGGAGTTGGAAGTATGCAACTGTTTTTTCTCTTTTATGTTTGTGTTGAGACTTGAGACCACTTTTATCATTAGCTTCAGTTTTCTTGTTCAGTGTTTATGGCCTAGGAGGAAAGCTGGACAAGGCTGCTGAAATGTTTGCTGCTGCACAAGAGCTAGGCTTACTGATCGACGAGAAGATATACACCAACATGCTTAACTTCTATGGAAAGGCTGGTTAGTCCCTTCTACCTTGCGTCTAAGAATCAAAGAAGATTTCCCTTTTCATGTTCGACGAGTTTTTCGCACTCTCATTCATACTATTCAGTGCAATTTCTTCAGGGAGGCATCAGGAGGCGTCTTCACTATTCGATAGAATGAAGGAAGTTGGTATCATGCCTGGAAAGGTATGCTTCCGTTGGTGTCTGACTTCTGAAATTACAGTTATCTGCCTTGAGATTGACTACTGTGACTGAAACTTGCAATCAATGTGCAGATCAGTTTCAACTCCATGATCAATGCCTATGCCACTTCCAGGCTGCATGATGAAGCAGAGATTGTTTTCCAGGAGATGCAATCACACAGTCAAGTTCCCGACTCGACGACATACCTTGCATTGATCAGATCATACTCAGAAAGTAGATGCTGCTCCAAAGCTGAGAAAGCCATCCAGATGATGTTGAGCAGCGGCATAACCCCTTCATGCCCTCATTTTAGCCACCTCATTTTTGCCTTTCTGAAGGCAGACCAGATTGATGAAGCACAGAGGATCTGCAGCCAGATGCAGGAGATTGGTGTGGCTGTTGATTTAGCATGTTGCCGGGCAATGATGAGGGCGTACCTTGAGCACGGTCGCGTCGACGAGGGCATATCGCTCTTCGAGACAACATGCGGGTCATTGAAACCTGACAGCTTCATCCTGAGCGCTGCATTTCATCTCTATGAGCATTCAGGCAGCGAGCCTGAAGCTGGGGATGTGCTGGAAGCCATCGGTCTACATGGTGCCTCTTTTTTGAGAAATCTAAAGGTTGGATCAAAGTTGGAACCAACTTAATAACGACCATATCATGTGCCCATCAAGATAGCAACCATCACAGGTATCTTCCTTTTGCTTTTGCATGTATGTTCCCATCAAGATAGCAACCATCACAGGTATCTTCCTTTTGCATGTATGTTCTTCCACAAATTTATTTCCTACTGATTTGTGTTACTACATCCAGATGAGCCCGTTGTTGTGTATGTTGTTCTAGATGATCTTGTACTAGTTCATATGTACATTAGGACACGTTTTGTACCAAGATGTTGTAAAATGTACATTTCAGAAAAATGTTTCCAAAACAGTGTATGTTATGATATATAACTTCTCCAAAATGTATAACTTAATGTTGTactgatctgtttgatcaacttttttctcgaatatgcacgagtgtgcatatcatatattaaagaagaaaggcaaagtaTGCCTCCACAGTTACATTACACGCATGTACGGCCTTACAACACGTACACACTCCACCCACGTCCACACATCCTACCCCTCCCCAATCCTCCACCTATGTAATCCACTTAGGAACTCGTCCAACCTCCCTTTGAACAGCCCCGCCATTACGCACAACGCGCTTTCAGCTTTGATCTTGTCAATGAGCCTCTCCACTGAGGGTGCCGCGCCGTCAAAGACAATTGCATTGCGATGTTTCCATAGCTCCCACAAGACCAGCAATAACATGGTATGTATGTCCTTGTTGCCTAGGTAGCCGTTTCCTTTCTTGGCACACATCCAGGCCCCAAGCTCATCGTCGCTGCTCGGCCCCCAACCAGTTTTACCCAGGGCCTCTCCCACCACTGCCCACACTGTCCTGGCAAAAACGCAGGTGAGCAGCAGATGGTTTACAGTCTCCGGTTCCTGATCACAGAACGGACATGCTGATTGGTGCGGTAAACCTCTCCTCGCAAGCCTATCAGAAGTCCAGCACCTGTTTTTCAGGGCTAACCATGCAAAGAAGCGGCATTGCGACGGCGCCCTGCATTTCCAGGTTAACCTTGCCGTGGGTACCACTTCCCGACCCCAAAACCTGGCTGCATACGCTGAGCGCGCCGAGAACTTCCCACTCGCATCCCAGGACCACAAGAACTCATCCTGCTCACCGGGCATTTGTTCCCATGCCGTGACCCGCTGCCAAATCTGGAGAAACTGATGTAGAGCTGCCGCATCCATATCTGGGCCGATGTCCAACGCCCACTGCCCATCGGCTACTACCTGCCCAACCATCATAGACTGCCGAACCCGCATTGGGATCCTACTGTATATGTCCGGGGCCAGCTCTTGCATTCTCAATCCGTCCAACCATCTGTCTTCCCAGAACAGAGTGGATTCCCCACTCCTTGCGTTGACTCTCAAAGCAGCTTGGCATAGTTGTAGTGACTCGTCCGGCACCTGAATACTGAATTCGCTCCATGGCCTGCTCCCATCAACACGTTGCAGCCACGGCCATCGCGCTTGCATCGCCAGATTCATCCAGCGCAAGTTGGGGATGCCCAGGCCACCCGCCCACTTGGGTGCACAGACTGTTTCCCAGGCAACGGAACAATTGCCACCGTTGGCCTTCTCCTTGTTGCACCAAAGGAATCCTCTGCAAACTTTGTTCATGGCCTTAATCGTTTTTATAGGTAAATCCAAAGCCATCATCGCATGTATCGGCATTGCACTGTTTGATCAACTCACAGCATTTAACATGTTGCCAAGAACGAAGACTTAACAGTTCGCCGTCTGAAGTTTTAAGGTGTATTTTCAACAGCAAAGGAGGTCTGTTACTCTGCTTCCACTTACAAATCCCATATACAGGGTGAATGCTTAGGCTAGTAATGAGATTGTAAAATTGAAAGATAATAAACAGTTGACCAGGGATCTTCCAAGTCCAATCTGCAAGTATGGAGATATAACGTTTTTGGTATTACCCACGAAATAATTGCCTGCTATGGTGCCATTTACCTCTGCAAGTGGCCGATTTGTCTCAACTTTCCAGTAGTCAGATACATACAGTTAGGAAGATTCTATGAAACTTTCCGGTAAAAAAAAGATATTCTcagaagttcaaacttccaaaagAAGCTGACATCTATTCTACTTTTATTTTGTGTTAAGCATGCAAAATAATATGTTAGTGAACTTCCAGAAGATATTCTcagaagttcaaacttccaaaagAAGCGTACATCTATTCTACTTCGGATGTTGGGCCGTTGTTGTCAATCTCTCAATTTCTGAATGTTAGTGATTTATAAGAATTCTCATACATTGAACATCTCTGCAGTTTAAGAAAACAAAGTTGACAAAGTTTCTGACTTGTCACATATGATTCATCCAGTGCAATGCTAACCAGAACAGCTAAAACCTAACTCTGCCAAAGCTTTGCCACTACCAACAAGCTCCAGCCACCGTAATAAACATCTCCAACCTGGAATCATGTTTAATCTGTTTATTTGGGTTTAGAGCATCTGCACACACAAAAAAAGGAACATAATGGAAGTATAAGTACCTCCTCAGCGCAAGATTTCTTTGTGGGTTCGTCGCTCAGTCGGAAACCAATTTTTTCAGCCAGTTTACTACTCTCATTGAAATAACAGTTAAATTACTTGGGGTTGAGACAAACAAGCTGTCTCAATTGCAAGTTCGAGTATAAAGTCATCATGCTGAAATTTAAAATCTGTTGAGACCAACATAATTAGTTCCTACCCAAGTTACGAAATTCGACTATCAACAACTAAGAAGGTGGATAGATTCTTACAAATCCTACAGATGAATCCACTCCAAACAAGATATTGCAGCTGTGCGTCACGGTAATCAGCGGCACCGACGGCAAGAGAGCATGCTAGGGACAACCCACATAGGTTGCACCCTGTTGTCACAGCCCATGAAAATGAAGGATTGAGTTTTTAGAGCCAACCCTCAAGTGCAACCCAACTTTCAGCCTCATGGCAGTAGCAGTACATGCAGCGGACATCTATGAGCTTCACAGTGGTGAAGCTATGTTGCGCCCAGCCACGAGCTCAAGCCATTCTATAGTGTCTATCCAGGGAAATGCTGCCATGTAGCCTAATTAATTCGTGCATATTGCAGGGGGAATAGGCATATAAGATGATCCAGTTTGCATATTCCAGTTCAACAAGAAACAAGGAAATTTGAAAATCCTTATAAGCTCTGTTTTGGGAGCTTGCGTCTAGAGGAGCTGCAGAGCAGATAGATTTTTAAGCTTACATACAAATTTGAAGAAAAGATGGACTGTCAAAGATCCTTCTCCAATAGCACAAACAAAGAGGGCCTGAAGCAAGTGATTGTCTAATCTCTGCTTGGGCAGACTTCCAATCTAGAAAAACCAAAGTTGAATGTACGCTTCAGGTTCCACAAGGGAAAAGATCAAATGTGTAAGCCAGCGCCAAAGTGAAcacaaacaattttttttctttttcgaaacAGAACACAAACAACTTACAACACCAAGGAAATGTGCAATAAGAACATCCCAATCATTTTCATGCAGTGAATGGAGCAAGTGCTCAATAACGCCCGTCTacctcatactccctccgtccggaaatacttgtcatcaaaatggataaaaggacaTGCATccagacgtattttagttctagatacatctctttttatcccttttgatgacaagtattttcggacggagggagtacatatataaTTTGACGGGTAATTCCATGGAAATTAAATGGAAGGGAAAAAATAGCTCATCGCACAGCAAGGGCAAAATTCTACTGAACAGATGGGATGCCGTGTCGAGATCTTTAACATTAAAAGAAGGGTATGGGAATGACTTGTTGAAGTGCTCTGGATACCAAGTCCTTTAACATACTGAATGAATAGCATTATTAAAGGTTACATGTTGTTGGTAACATTATACATAGACTATCATCAGGAAATAGGAAAAATGTAGTGCCTTATTTCATCACACGGACAGCAAACAAGGAAAAAACACCCGCAAAAATAACTGAACAATACTGAACCACACCAGAACACAAACGGAAGACGGGTAGGTAGGCTTCCAGCGCGCCACGACATTCAAACAGTACGGCAACCATACACGAAGTAATAGGACTTATACATCCGACCTGCTTTCCAAAACAAGAAACAAACAGCAAAATAAGATATCCATCTATGCAGTGTAGAGGGTATAACAAATAAATAACTGATCGATTTGCAGTTACCCATGATCAGCGGCCGGTATCTGATCTTCCGACTTTCGGGGAACATAAAAGGCGTATACATTCGTCAACTCTGCATCTGCTCCACGAGTATTGCCATTGGTAAGATGGATCCTTCTAAGATGGTAATCCCCGATCCCGC
Above is a window of Triticum aestivum cultivar Chinese Spring chromosome 6B, IWGSC CS RefSeq v2.1, whole genome shotgun sequence DNA encoding:
- the LOC123138492 gene encoding pentatricopeptide repeat-containing protein At5g27270 isoform X2, translated to MPSAPPPHTPLAAPTAAVSVTCSYREDDDGAASWSLSSGAPSSSPSSSRGRRPPPYRRLLHDEARRLRQERRGQGAGAETPWWVRRSEGQMARYVEDDRAGHVHGRHVVAAARAARATASRPPAGGSTMREAMASFVAKLTFREMCVVLREQRGWRQAHDFFSWMKLQLCYEPSVVAYTILLKAYGNAGKIELAEEAFLEMLEAGVEPDAVACGTLLCAYARQGRHGDMMLFYAATHRRGVAPPVSAFNFMLSSLQKHRLHGKVIHLWKHMMEMEEANNVVPNHFTYTVVIGSFVKEGLLEEAMDVMGKMRASRLVPEEATYSCLISLSSRHGRGEQVVMLYEEMRAHGIVPSNYTCASLLAFYDKSEDYSKAFSLFSEMERSRVVIDEVIYGILIRIYGKIGLYDDAQRTFEEIDSAGLLSDEQTYVAMAQVHMNARSYDKALQVLGLMRSRNVKPSSFSYGALLRCHVAREDLAAAEDVFRALCKYGLPDVFCCNDLLRLYVKLGQLEKASAFILKMRKENIQLDEALCMTVMEVCCKSGMIADADKILKEMNNGGVTMKSSTMVSMIEMYAKNRTSVMQEQDSSSKALAYRTDGSALNATLKSLLDTPGGSSIACQLIRKLAREGRTCEAKFLHEQLIQLGVKPEDSATATLIVQYGQEQKLHQAEELFESASTPFPIGGPVYNAMVDALCKCGNIEETYHLFMKMADQGHSRDVVTISILVTHLTKRGKFQEVENIIHGCFHGEVELDTVAYNTFIKSMLESGKLYSAVNIYDRMISTGVPRSLQTFNIMISVYGLGGKLDKAAEMFAAAQELGLLIDEKIYTNMLNFYGKAVQFLQGGIRRRLHYSIE
- the LOC123138492 gene encoding pentatricopeptide repeat-containing protein At5g27270 isoform X1, which produces MPSAPPPHTPLAAPTAAVSVTCSYREDDDGAASWSLSSGAPSSSPSSSRGRRPPPYRRLLHDEARRLRQERRGQGAGAETPWWVRRSEGQMARYVEDDRAGHVHGRHVVAAARAARATASRPPAGGSTMREAMASFVAKLTFREMCVVLREQRGWRQAHDFFSWMKLQLCYEPSVVAYTILLKAYGNAGKIELAEEAFLEMLEAGVEPDAVACGTLLCAYARQGRHGDMMLFYAATHRRGVAPPVSAFNFMLSSLQKHRLHGKVIHLWKHMMEMEEANNVVPNHFTYTVVIGSFVKEGLLEEAMDVMGKMRASRLVPEEATYSCLISLSSRHGRGEQVVMLYEEMRAHGIVPSNYTCASLLAFYDKSEDYSKAFSLFSEMERSRVVIDEVIYGILIRIYGKIGLYDDAQRTFEEIDSAGLLSDEQTYVAMAQVHMNARSYDKALQVLGLMRSRNVKPSSFSYGALLRCHVAREDLAAAEDVFRALCKYGLPDVFCCNDLLRLYVKLGQLEKASAFILKMRKENIQLDEALCMTVMEVCCKSGMIADADKILKEMNNGGVTMKSSTMVSMIEMYAKNRTSVMQEQDSSSKALAYRTDGSALNATLKSLLDTPGGSSIACQLIRKLAREGRTCEAKFLHEQLIQLGVKPEDSATATLIVQYGQEQKLHQAEELFESASTPFPIGGPVYNAMVDALCKCGNIEETYHLFMKMADQGHSRDVVTISILVTHLTKRGKFQEVENIIHGCFHGEVELDTVAYNTFIKSMLESGKLYSAVNIYDRMISTGVPRSLQTFNIMISVYGLGGKLDKAAEMFAAAQELGLLIDEKIYTNMLNFYGKAGRHQEASSLFDRMKEVGIMPGKISFNSMINAYATSRLHDEAEIVFQEMQSHSQVPDSTTYLALIRSYSESRCCSKAEKAIQMMLSSGITPSCPHFSHLIFAFLKADQIDEAQRICSQMQEIGVAVDLACCRAMMRAYLEHGRVDEGISLFETTCGSLKPDSFILSAAFHLYEHSGSEPEAGDVLEAIGLHGASFLRNLKVGSKLEPT